GGCAGGGGATTCAGGAAAGcccctgtgcctcagtctccccatccaTGCAATGGGGACAGCAGAAATTCCTGTCCAATATCAGGGGTCAAGATGTCTCTTGGCCTTGAGGTTCTCCAATCACTCCCCAGATTTTGGGTCATTCCAATGGGCCAGTGGGGACACTATGGGGGACTGGGAATGGAGGATACTCACTGGATGCTCACACACTTCATGTCCTGGGCACCCCTGGCATAGATGTAGCCATCAGCATCCTTGAAAGCCTCAAAGGGGTCATGGCTCCAGTATTCCTGGGGGCAGGTATGGGAAGAGGGGACCAAGGTCCCAAATCAGTCATTCATCCACTGTGCTCAACTGTGGCCCTGCCTAACGGGCTCACTGTTGGGCTGACAGACGGGGAGGTGAAGGGGACAGGATAGGACTGAAGAGGGCAGGGGACGGCCAtctctcctctgtgtcccacCCCAGGCATGAAACAGTGGCTGGACAGAGGCTGCCAGAGTGGAGTGACGCCGAATGAGGTCACGCAGTGCCAGGACCAGCCCCGGGGGTTCCCTGAGGTTGACTGAGGGTCTGCCTCATCTTATCCCCCATCTTTCCCGCCCCCCACACACCTTGAAGACAGGTACCACATCCATGTGGGAGTTGAGCAAGAGCGAGGCAAGTTTGGGGTTGGTGCCTGGCCAGGTCAGCACGGTGACCACGGAACCAGGTGCTACCTGGAGAGAGCCAGGAGGAAGAAGGTTCAATGCAGGGTGAGGAGGTGCCccgggctcaatgccccaccccacatTTGGTCCCAGGCTCACCTCCACTTTTTGACAGCCCAGGCCCAGTTGGCCAGCTCTCTCCTCAAGGAAGGCCGTGGCAGCCCCTGTGGACACAGAGTCTTGGGGCCTGCTTCTGCCTTCCCAGGCTTCCCCCCTGGCCCAGGCAGAGCTTGGGGGTACACCCAGAGAAGGGAGCAGACCCCAAAATGGGATGCTACCTCCCCAACACAATTCCATATTCCTCAGAGACACCTGCATTTCTGACCGCAAGCGGGAAGGTATTTTTAGTCAATCAGCGACACTTTTTGGAAGACCAGGTGGGAAATCCAAGGTTAGAAGCTGGTGTTATTGTCTTCCTTAAAGATGGGAAACTATGGTGCAGAGACATTAAGAGtcacccagcctgacctgtggtggcacagtggataaagcatcaacctggaaatgctgaggtcgctggttcaaaaccctgggcttgcctggtcaaggcacatatgggagttgatgcttcctgttcctccccccttctctccccccaccctctcctttctaaaatgaataaataaaaattaaaaaattaaaaaaaaaaaaaaaagagtcacccAGCATCTCCCAGGTGGAAAATCACAGCAGGAATTTGGACCCATGCACATAATTCCCAGCCATCAAACTCAACTTCCTAAGACCTTTGGTCTTTATCCAGCCCCAGTAGACTTCTGAAGGCTTCTTCTACCATGTGACTGCTGCAgtctcccctcccacaccccaaTCCCAGAGGAGTGAAGTGAAGTTGTTCTTAAACTACCACTAGGAGTAACTTTGGAGGGGAACAGCCTCTGCAGGGAAGGTCCCTCCAACAGCCTGGATGGGCTGCAGACCAGCCAGAGGGGTTGAGGCACCATTTGGGGTAGCCTAGTGGGGCTCAGCTGGATGACAGGAGTTAGAGCTCGGTTTAAAAAGAGTGCCCGTCCCTGATGCCCCCAACACAGGCCCTGGAACCACTGCGTTCTCACCGTAGTCGGGCTTGGGCTGGACGGTGCGGATGCGCAGGTACTGTCGGAAAAGCGTCACGGATGGGTGCTCATCTTCCCGACCCTGGCCGGCCATGGCGCTGCGTGTGGTGAGCTGGGGGCAAAGCGAGTGGCTACCCACTGCTCCCAGCCGCTGGGGCCCAGTGCACACAGCCCGGCCCAGGGTGgtgtccgcccccccccccccccccccgccgtccCACTGGGAGAGGACACCCTGGTTAGACTTCCCAGTTGTTTCAGGCGCTGTGCTGGTCACTTCAAACACATTTCCTTGTTTAATCCCCCAAAGAGCCCCATGAAGTTCGTACCTCTGAATGCccactttacagaggagaaagctgaggctcagagaggttcagcgACAGCTAGAAAGGAGCAGAGTCAGATTTGAACCCCGACATGAACTCCCCCGCTCTCCTCAAAATAATTCTCTCCAATTGCTCGATTTCATGATAAGGAGCCCCAGATTCCTCTACCCCTTTCCAGGGCCCTCCACCTCGCTCTCTGCAGGCCTTAGGCCCGCCCTCGCCTCTCGGCACCCGCCTGGAGCTGTGGCCCGGACACAGGGTCCTGCGAGGTCGCAGGCTCCGAACCGCCCGCGGCCCACCACGTGGCTCGAATAGGATCGCGGGGGCGGGGCCGAAGACTGCGAATACCCGCGTCTCCTGCCGCCCCTGGTTCCAGCCTCCGCCAGGTAGGTAACCCCAGGTTCGGATCTTGGGTCCGATCGCCGAGCCGCCGCATTTGCCGCCGGCTCCCGGGTGGCCCCGCCCCCTCTCAGGTCCCGTCCCGTCCGGCAGGACACGCCCCTCCGGGCCCCGCCCCCGGCGCGGGCAGCGTCCCGTAGCCCCGCCCTCATAGAGCCCCACCTCCTGCGGCCTCCGGATTGGGCCGGAAGAGAGCGGGGCGGGTGCAGACGTGAAACGTCGGTCGCCCCCTCGCCCTCAGGAGCGTAGCATGCAAAGCCGGGGTGGAGCTGTCCTCTGCGTGCCCCTTCAACCTCCTCCCGCGAGggtcctccttctcccctttcggTATCTCAGCTCCTCATGGAGGGCCTCCCTCACGGCCTCAGTTCCCCGTGTAGGGAGGTTATTGGTTAATCTGTCTTCTAGCCTGTGAACGCCGTGTACCCGCAGGAGTTTGTCCCTGTTAATAGGGCACAGAGCAGACGCCAGGACAACGTGCCAGAAATGAAGGATAAATAGACTGGCAGGTGCATGGTGACCGCGCTGTGATCATGTGACCAGCCGCAGTGTGAGCCAGTCTAACTGTATCAGTGGGTATGATCATGTATGTATACGCCAATACACATGTGAGATGGTGGTTGGGTGTGACAGAGGCTGTCGTGGTGAAAGCATGTAACGGTGATGTTGTGTGAGAGGTGGGGAAACTCACCATACAGGTGGCACACTTGACTCACCTGTGCCAGGCTCCTTGGGTCTCCTGCAGCCACCAGAGAGGGAAGATAAAGACGCAGATGTCCCACTGGCCACCCACAAGCCGTACACAGCCGTAGCTGCTCACTTGTGTGCCTGGTTGCCTTCTGGACTCTCAGCCAGTTCTGCCCCCTGCTCCAGTGGCTGAGTCAGTTTGGGGAGGGGCAGGCGGAAAGACTTTAACCTCTGGCCCAAGAAGAGGCAGGCTGGGAGGGTAGGGTCAAGGTCCATCCCAACCTTCTTGAGGTTTAAGTGTGGACTGCTGACCCATACATACCCAGGGACTAACAGACTTGGTGGTTCACCAGTaatgctgttttgtttgtttcatgttagagagagagagagagtgaaacatccatttgttgttatttatgcattcatccgttgattcttcttgtatgtgccctgaccaggatcaaacccgcaatcttagcatttcaggacaatgctccaaccaactgagctatccgccAGGGTCGCCATCTTCATCGTTATGCCACGTTCTCCACCACTACCTCTACACATCCTGCTTCTTTTGGCCATTGGTGCTAGATTCCTGACTCACGCAGCCCAGCTGCCAGGCCCTGGATTGCTCACCAATCCCAGTAGTCAGGCAGCAGTAGTATTACACTCCCACCCCAACCCAGCGTGGTGTGGGCAACAGTTCCACTTACCCAGACTCATCCAATCCAAAAGCCACCTTCTGAGCTTGGTGTTACTAttgtgcccattttacaggtgaggaagctGAGTCACAGTGATGAGGGCAGCCAGCTAGGAAGCAGCtcatgttttgtgtttttagcCTTCCTGGGCTGTTGGAGCCCTCCCTCCAGCTCCTAGCCCTGAAGCAGTCACAgacttttccacccccacccccgcagcaaCACCAGGAAACAGGACCTGTCACTCCCTGTGAAtgaaaaaatgcttttatttattgtgctttgtgagaggaagtgagaggTCCTGACTGGGCCTGGCCCTCTGTCCTCTAATCCCAGCAGCTGCCTCCCTGGTGGGGGGACTGGTCCAGACCTTCTAAGCTAAGCAGGTGAGCTCAAGGCAGGTGGTCAAGGAAGGCAAGGAGGACAAGGTGGAAGTCCTTTGGCTTGTGGAGGTAGCAGGCGTGGCCTGCGTTGTGCAGCTTTACCACGGAGTGGTTGGGCAGGTGGCGGAGCTGCCGCAGTGACTCCCGAGCCAGGATGCGGTCCAGTTCCCCATACAGGATGAGAGTCGGGGTCTGCAGGACAAGGCAAGGGGCTGTGATCTGACGGCCTGATGGAGACTGGCCCTCAAGCCATCTCCTTAGGAAATCTTCCCCCAACACCCATCTTTTCCATCCGGATCAGGGGTGGGGCCACGTGTCCTCCAAGTGAGAACCACCAAGTCCTTTCCTCCGCGAGAGGGAGCCAGGACCTTTGGAGACCCTTCTCCCAGTACCTTCACGGCCCAGAATTGTTCCTGGGTGTAGTTCTGGGTGGAGGCGGGTGCGATGGGCACGAATCCATGCAGCCGGTGGTGGTCTCGCATCAGGAAGGGCAGGGCATAGAGGCCGCTCAGCGAAGGGCTCACCAGCACGGCGTTCTGCACCTCCAGGTCCCGCAGCACTCGAGCCAGCAGCTCTGCCCGCCCCCCCTCTGTGCTGGCCTCCTTTGAGGGGGCAGAGTTCCCAAAACCTGGGGGCGGCAGGAGGCACCCACTGAGGGAGTCTGGGAGGGAGCTCCGGGTTTCTGCCCACCCCTGTGGGGGAGAGAGGCGGGGAGCAGTGGAACATGGCACGTGCTACCCAAGATGTCCCAGAAGCTATTTTTTTGTGATGTCATAGGCTTGCTAGAAAGACATCTTTCACTCATCAGATTGGCAAAACTAAAAAAGACGGATAATCCGCAGTGTTGTGGGAAATGGGGGGAAAGGGGCACTTTCATACAGGACTGATGGGGGAAATAAGTCCATAAGCAGTTTTGGAGGATAAGGTAATAATTGTCAAAATTTAAAGGATGTgtgtcctttgtttttgtttttgtatttttctgaagctggaaacggggagagacagtcagacagactcccgcatgcacccgaccgggatccacccagcacgcccaccagggggcgacgctctgcccaccagggggcgatgctctgcccctccggggcgtcgctctgtcacgaccagagccactctagcacctggggcagaggccaaggagccatccccagcacccgggccatctttgctccaatggagcctcgctgctggaggggaagagagagacagagaggaaggagagggggaggggtggagaagcacatgggcgcttctcctgtgtgccctggccgggagtcgaacccgggacttctggacgctaggccgacgctcta
This window of the Saccopteryx bilineata isolate mSacBil1 chromosome 10, mSacBil1_pri_phased_curated, whole genome shotgun sequence genome carries:
- the ABHD14A gene encoding protein ABHD14A isoform X1; this encodes MVAGMFGCWFRVGGARPAVASRVLSVGRTVVQTSMSRSQIALLGLGLLLILLLYMGLPGPPEQTSWLWGDPNVTILAGLTPGNSPVFYREVLPLHQARRVEVVLLHGKAFNSHTWEQLGTLQLLAQRGYRAVALDLPGFGNSAPSKEASTEGGRAELLARVLRDLEVQNAVLVSPSLSGLYALPFLMRDHHRLHGFVPIAPASTQNYTQEQFWAVKTPTLILYGELDRILARESLRQLRHLPNHSVVKLHNAGHACYLHKPKDFHLVLLAFLDHLP
- the ABHD14A gene encoding protein ABHD14A isoform X2 produces the protein MQLRPNRFECNVLPVPSQTVVQTSMSRSQIALLGLGLLLILLLYMGLPGPPEQTSWLWGDPNVTILAGLTPGNSPVFYREVLPLHQARRVEVVLLHGKAFNSHTWEQLGTLQLLAQRGYRAVALDLPGFGNSAPSKEASTEGGRAELLARVLRDLEVQNAVLVSPSLSGLYALPFLMRDHHRLHGFVPIAPASTQNYTQEQFWAVKTPTLILYGELDRILARESLRQLRHLPNHSVVKLHNAGHACYLHKPKDFHLVLLAFLDHLP
- the ABHD14A gene encoding protein ABHD14A isoform X4 — encoded protein: MSRSQIALLGLGLLLILLLYMGLPGPPEQTSWLWGDPNVTILAGLTPGNSPVFYREVLPLHQARRVEVVLLHGKAFNSHTWEQLGTLQLLAQRGYRAVALDLPGFGNSAPSKEASTEGGRAELLARVLRDLEVQNAVLVSPSLSGLYALPFLMRDHHRLHGFVPIAPASTQNYTQEQFWAVKTPTLILYGELDRILARESLRQLRHLPNHSVVKLHNAGHACYLHKPKDFHLVLLAFLDHLP
- the ABHD14A gene encoding protein ABHD14A isoform X3 — its product is MKQTVVQTSMSRSQIALLGLGLLLILLLYMGLPGPPEQTSWLWGDPNVTILAGLTPGNSPVFYREVLPLHQARRVEVVLLHGKAFNSHTWEQLGTLQLLAQRGYRAVALDLPGFGNSAPSKEASTEGGRAELLARVLRDLEVQNAVLVSPSLSGLYALPFLMRDHHRLHGFVPIAPASTQNYTQEQFWAVKTPTLILYGELDRILARESLRQLRHLPNHSVVKLHNAGHACYLHKPKDFHLVLLAFLDHLP